In Vespula vulgaris chromosome 7, iyVesVulg1.1, whole genome shotgun sequence, a single window of DNA contains:
- the LOC127065245 gene encoding peroxiredoxin-6 has protein sequence MVLLGETFPNFTAETQNGTINFHEWLGDSWGILFSHPSDFTPVCTTELARVAKLMPEFERLGVKVIALSCNSVDSHHKWIEDIKSYGEITDEIFPYPIIEDESRKLATMLGMLDPAEVDSQGLPLSARAVFIIDPAKKMRLSILYPATTGRNFDEILRVIESLLLTEKYKVATPVDWKKGEEVMIQPFVTENEAKILFASVKTVDLPSGKPYLRIVSQPT, from the exons atggtTTTGTTAGGCGAAACATTCCCTAATTTTACAGCTGAAACACAAAATGGTACAATTAATTTTCACGAATGGCTCGGAGATTC tTGGGGTATTTTGTTTTCGCATCCGAGTGATTTCACGCCTGTTTGTACTACGGAATTGGCAAGAGTTGCAAAATTAATGCCCGAATTTGAAAGACTGGGCGTGAAAGTTATTGCATTATCGTGTAATTCTGTGGATTCTCATCACAAATGGATCGAG GACATTAAAAGTTATGGAGAAATAACGGACGAGATTTTCCCATATCCAATAATAGAAGATGAGTCTCGCAAACTAGCAACGATGCTTGGTATGTTAGACCCTGCAGAGGTAGATAGTCAAGGTCTACCTTTGTCAGCACGAGCTGTATTCATTATAGATCCAGCCAAGAAAATGCgtctttcaattttatatcctGCGACCACTGGTAGAAATTTCGA CGAAATATTACGTGTCATCGAATCGCTTCTCTTGACTGAAAAATACAAAGTTGCAACTCCTGTAGATTGGAag aaaggagaagaagttATGATTCAACCATTTGTCACAGAAAACGAagcgaaaatattatttgcgTCTGTAAAGACTGTTGATCTTCCATCCGGAAAACCGTATTTGCGGATTGTGTCGCAACCTACATAA